The Pasteurella multocida genome contains a region encoding:
- a CDS encoding DUF692 domain-containing protein, whose translation MMLQGAGLGYRRDLAEDFLLLPDNSVVNFMEVAPENWIKMRGAARYKFDQAAERFPLAVHGLSLSLGGQAPLDKALLQGIKALMTQYQAVFFSEHLSYCECDGHLYDLLPMPFTEEAVKHVAQRIREVQDFLGMQISLENTSYYLHSPTSTMNEVEFLNAIAQEANCGIHLDVNNIYVNGVNHGLLNPYVFLDHVDVSRVNYIHIAGHDEEHGAANPISPSDEAFNKIKGEYRHLPQLLVDTHGEAVKGNVWDLLEYAYQRLPHIPPTLLERDFNFPPFAELYAEVEHIAQLQQKHAKLTVENRHAA comes from the coding sequence ATGATGTTACAAGGTGCAGGCTTAGGGTATCGTCGTGATCTCGCTGAAGATTTTTTATTACTGCCCGACAACAGCGTTGTCAACTTTATGGAAGTGGCACCAGAAAATTGGATCAAAATGAGAGGGGCGGCGCGCTATAAATTTGATCAAGCGGCAGAACGATTTCCACTCGCCGTCCATGGCCTTTCACTCTCTTTAGGTGGACAGGCGCCTTTAGATAAAGCCTTATTACAGGGCATTAAAGCATTAATGACACAATATCAAGCTGTCTTTTTTTCTGAGCATTTAAGCTATTGTGAATGTGACGGACATCTTTATGATTTGCTCCCGATGCCATTTACAGAAGAAGCCGTAAAACATGTGGCACAGCGTATTCGTGAAGTACAAGATTTTCTGGGTATGCAAATTTCCTTAGAAAATACGTCCTATTATTTGCATTCACCAACCAGTACCATGAACGAAGTCGAATTTCTAAACGCCATAGCCCAAGAGGCTAACTGTGGTATTCACTTAGATGTCAATAATATTTATGTGAATGGTGTGAACCATGGCTTGCTCAATCCTTATGTTTTTTTAGATCATGTTGATGTTAGCCGTGTAAACTATATTCATATTGCAGGACACGATGAGGAACATGGCGCCGCAAATCCGATTTCCCCTTCTGATGAAGCCTTTAATAAAATAAAAGGAGAATATCGTCATCTCCCCCAATTATTAGTGGACACACATGGTGAGGCGGTAAAAGGTAATGTCTGGGATTTATTAGAATATGCTTATCAACGTTTACCGCATATTCCACCAACATTACTTGAACGTGATTTTAATTTCCCTCCGTTTGCCGAGCTTTATGCTGAAGTCGAACATATTGCGCAACTGCAACAAAAACACGCTAAACTGACAGTGGAAAATCGCCATGCAGCCTAA
- a CDS encoding DUF2063 domain-containing protein yields MQPKSSNLKATQAALAKAVRLGHADPLNGYAPQRLAVYARLVRNNTFGFIDRCFVEAPNHLSATRWAETKERFIQEGKATSPYFQDIAGEFLTFCQTQTDFSADILALMDFEYTQLLAEVEKTNLTDPIAWDERTEMQLSPAAFLKSYDVDFLSSHFSQLEKAASHIIVWRNRHFQVKQQKLSELDFWLLTYLTEQPTSLLHLSQALADLIADHASLQPILAQAWTNWFEADVICPVTD; encoded by the coding sequence ATGCAGCCTAAATCATCGAATCTTAAAGCAACCCAAGCTGCTCTAGCTAAAGCCGTACGTCTAGGGCATGCTGACCCTTTAAATGGTTATGCACCACAGCGTTTAGCCGTTTATGCTCGCTTAGTACGTAATAACACATTTGGGTTTATTGATCGCTGTTTTGTTGAAGCCCCAAATCATCTTTCAGCAACAAGGTGGGCAGAAACGAAAGAACGTTTTATCCAAGAAGGGAAAGCAACATCCCCCTATTTCCAAGATATCGCGGGAGAATTTCTTACCTTTTGTCAGACACAAACTGATTTCTCGGCAGACATTTTAGCTTTAATGGATTTTGAATATACTCAACTGCTTGCCGAGGTAGAAAAAACGAATCTTACTGATCCGATAGCGTGGGATGAGAGAACAGAGATGCAATTATCTCCTGCTGCTTTCCTCAAAAGTTATGATGTGGACTTTTTATCAAGTCACTTTAGTCAGCTTGAAAAAGCTGCATCGCATATCATTGTTTGGCGTAACCGACATTTTCAGGTAAAACAGCAAAAACTGTCCGAATTAGATTTTTGGTTACTGACTTACCTTACTGAGCAACCGACATCACTCTTACATCTCTCACAGGCATTAGCGGATCTCATCGCTGATCACGCTAGCTTACAGCCGATTTTGGCACAAGCGTGGACAAATTGGTTTGAAGCAGATGTCATCTGTCCAGTTACAGACTAA
- a CDS encoding DoxX family protein, with translation MYKTNSNIQWIGTGIGLLGLRLFLAWEFFESGKEKWKGENWFMEIQESFPFPFNVIPSDLNWTLAMGAELLLPFFLILGFFTRCSALSLTILTAVAWYSVHAGAGYNVCNNGYKMALIYIVTLLPLITQGAGIFSVDHLLQRKSPTLNQ, from the coding sequence ATGTATAAGACAAATTCCAATATCCAATGGATTGGCACTGGCATCGGCCTACTTGGTTTACGTCTTTTTCTCGCTTGGGAATTTTTTGAATCGGGTAAAGAAAAATGGAAGGGCGAAAACTGGTTTATGGAAATACAAGAAAGTTTTCCTTTCCCATTCAATGTCATCCCAAGCGATCTTAATTGGACATTGGCAATGGGGGCAGAACTCTTATTACCGTTCTTCCTCATTCTCGGCTTTTTCACTCGTTGTAGTGCATTAAGCCTGACCATCTTAACCGCTGTTGCTTGGTACAGCGTACATGCAGGGGCGGGTTATAACGTGTGTAATAATGGTTACAAAATGGCCTTAATTTATATCGTCACCTTGTTACCATTAATCACTCAAGGGGCAGGAATATTCTCTGTAGATCACTTACTACAGCGAAAATCCCCGACCTTAAATCAATAA
- a CDS encoding sigma-70 family RNA polymerase sigma factor: MHNISSEELETIRGQMLKFATLQLKDPILAEDVVQEAFVSALKNIESFKRQSALKTWIFAILKNKIIDYLRVNHRFVVESELITDEDENSFFDGGRWRKEYAPSRLQENENTVYSEQFWVLFEVCLTRLPALQAKVFMMREYLELTSEDICSTEQITTSNLHVLLYRARLQLQHCLTTKMGER, translated from the coding sequence ATGCACAATATTTCATCAGAAGAATTAGAAACAATTCGTGGGCAAATGTTGAAATTTGCAACGTTGCAACTTAAAGATCCTATTTTGGCAGAGGATGTGGTACAAGAAGCCTTTGTTAGCGCATTAAAAAATATAGAGAGTTTTAAACGACAATCCGCATTAAAAACATGGATCTTTGCGATTTTAAAGAACAAAATTATTGACTACTTGCGCGTTAATCATCGTTTTGTGGTAGAAAGCGAACTTATCACTGATGAGGATGAAAATAGCTTTTTTGATGGTGGACGTTGGCGTAAAGAATATGCACCTTCTCGTTTACAAGAGAATGAAAATACGGTGTATTCTGAGCAATTTTGGGTTCTGTTTGAAGTGTGTTTGACGCGCTTACCGGCATTGCAAGCGAAAGTCTTTATGATGCGTGAGTATTTAGAGCTGACATCAGAGGATATTTGTTCAACAGAACAAATAACGACCTCGAATTTGCATGTATTACTTTACCGCGCTCGTTTACAGCTACAGCATTGTTTGACGACAAAAATGGGGGAGAGATAA
- the secG gene encoding preprotein translocase subunit SecG — MYQTLLLGYAIIAIVIVFLILIQQGKGADAGASFGGGASGTIFGSVGSGNFLSKMTALLATAFFVMSIVIGNVNSHRNNVKQGKFDDLSATAEQIQQQQKIDAPAVETKNSDIPQ; from the coding sequence ATGTATCAAACACTATTATTGGGTTATGCAATCATTGCAATTGTCATCGTCTTTCTGATCTTGATTCAACAAGGTAAAGGTGCGGATGCTGGTGCGTCTTTTGGCGGTGGTGCCTCTGGTACAATTTTTGGTTCTGTTGGGTCAGGTAACTTTTTATCTAAAATGACAGCGCTTTTAGCGACAGCGTTTTTTGTGATGAGTATTGTGATTGGCAATGTTAACTCTCACCGTAATAACGTCAAGCAAGGCAAATTTGATGATTTATCTGCAACAGCTGAGCAAATTCAACAACAGCAAAAAATAGATGCGCCAGCGGTTGAGACAAAAAATAGCGATATTCCTCAATAA